In Clostridium swellfunianum, a genomic segment contains:
- a CDS encoding replication-associated recombination protein A, whose amino-acid sequence MDLFTMAMNKNINNKPLAERMRPRNLDEFFGQKHIIGEGKLLRRLIKNDSLTSIILYGPPGVGKTTLAHIISKETKCEFVKLNATTIGVKEIREYIDKAEDLLKMYNKKTIFFIDEIHALKKGAQQDSLLDALEKGIAILIGATTENPYFQLNGALLSRAKVFQLEPLTLKDIKEILENILKDKERGYGSIKIHADPQALYHIAELGGGDARSAINALELSVLSSQKNSQGVIVIDKTVIEEAMQKSVVNYDSTGDNHYDIISAFIKSIRGSDADAGLYWFGRMLAGGEDPRFIVRRLLILASEDIGMADPNAMVIAMAASNALQMVGLPEAAIPIAQAIIYLAKAPKSNAVCEAVFKAMEEGKKYQFRVPVHLRDAHYKGADELGHKGYKYPHDYPGHYVEQEYFPNEMGKHTYYVED is encoded by the coding sequence ATGGATTTATTTACTATGGCAATGAATAAAAATATTAATAATAAGCCATTAGCAGAAAGAATGAGACCTAGAAATTTGGATGAATTCTTTGGTCAAAAACATATTATTGGTGAAGGAAAACTTTTAAGAAGACTTATAAAAAATGATAGTTTGACTTCTATAATATTATATGGACCTCCTGGAGTTGGAAAGACAACCCTTGCCCATATAATATCAAAGGAAACAAAATGCGAGTTTGTAAAGCTCAATGCAACAACAATTGGGGTCAAAGAGATAAGAGAATATATAGACAAAGCTGAAGATCTTTTAAAAATGTATAATAAGAAGACTATTTTTTTTATTGATGAAATACATGCTCTTAAAAAGGGCGCACAGCAGGATTCTCTATTGGATGCTTTGGAGAAGGGAATAGCCATTCTTATAGGAGCTACTACGGAAAATCCATACTTCCAATTAAATGGGGCTCTTTTAAGCAGAGCAAAGGTATTTCAACTTGAACCTCTAACTCTTAAAGATATAAAAGAGATTTTGGAGAACATTTTAAAAGACAAAGAAAGAGGCTATGGGTCAATAAAGATACATGCAGATCCTCAAGCGTTATATCATATAGCTGAACTTGGCGGCGGGGATGCGAGAAGTGCAATTAATGCATTAGAACTTTCTGTGCTTTCATCACAAAAGAACAGTCAAGGTGTAATTGTGATAGATAAGACTGTAATAGAAGAAGCAATGCAAAAATCGGTTGTTAACTATGACTCAACAGGAGATAATCATTACGATATTATTTCAGCGTTTATAAAAAGCATTAGGGGGTCTGATGCTGATGCTGGATTATACTGGTTCGGGCGAATGCTTGCTGGAGGTGAAGATCCTAGGTTTATTGTAAGAAGACTTTTAATATTGGCTTCAGAAGACATAGGTATGGCAGATCCTAATGCAATGGTTATTGCTATGGCTGCAAGTAATGCTCTTCAAATGGTAGGGTTACCTGAGGCAGCAATCCCAATTGCTCAAGCTATAATTTATTTGGCGAAAGCACCAAAGTCAAATGCGGTGTGTGAGGCTGTGTTTAAGGCTATGGAAGAAGGAAAGAAATATCAATTCAGGGTTCCTGTTCATCTTAGAGATGCCCACTATAAAGGGGCTGATGAATTAGGGCATAAGGGTTATAAATATCCTCATGATTATCCAGGACATTATGTTGAACAGGAATATTTTCCAAATGAAATGGGAAAACATACATACTATGTTGAGGATTAA
- a CDS encoding methylated-DNA--[protein]-cysteine S-methyltransferase, which produces MKLYYDSYDCLIGRIYIVSDELGARNIEIVEEKWQEFASKNDVQKSSSKCYDTLKQVDEYFLGKRRNFELRLSIEGTEFRKRVWKELMNIPYGEVISYSQLAEAIGNPKAVRAVGQANRANPLPIIVPCHRVVGKDKSLVGYAGTRTDIKDKLLKLEGIIL; this is translated from the coding sequence ATGAAGCTTTACTATGATAGTTACGATTGTTTAATTGGCAGGATATATATAGTTTCAGACGAGTTAGGGGCTAGAAATATTGAAATAGTTGAAGAAAAGTGGCAAGAGTTTGCATCGAAAAATGATGTTCAAAAAAGCTCAAGCAAATGTTATGATACACTTAAACAAGTAGATGAATACTTTTTGGGGAAGAGAAGGAACTTTGAATTAAGGCTTTCTATAGAAGGAACTGAATTTCGAAAACGAGTTTGGAAAGAATTAATGAATATTCCTTATGGTGAAGTAATCAGCTATTCCCAGTTAGCTGAAGCTATAGGTAATCCTAAGGCAGTTCGTGCTGTTGGGCAGGCTAATAGGGCAAATCCTCTACCTATTATAGTTCCTTGTCATAGGGTAGTAGGAAAAGATAAAAGCCTTGTGGGTTATGCTGGTACAAGGACAGATATTAAAGATAAGCTGTTAAAGCTTGAAGGCATAATATTATAA
- a CDS encoding hydrogenase maturation protease produces MKAKLIAVGNRLMGDEGIAIKIAEKLSDELNLLGIDVIIGETDVDFCFENMKINDYILLLDATCYGIEPGTITLVPLNKNSLYINHSLTQHDLSLIRLLDNSEHLTGYLIGIEVNNIDFDLQLSKQLQDRFPLLCEKIKSLVIELKARPNDAASNLVENTVRIV; encoded by the coding sequence GTGAAAGCAAAGCTAATAGCTGTGGGGAATAGACTTATGGGCGATGAAGGAATAGCGATTAAAATTGCTGAAAAATTAAGTGATGAGCTCAACTTGCTGGGTATTGATGTAATTATTGGAGAAACAGATGTAGATTTTTGTTTTGAAAATATGAAAATTAATGATTATATCTTACTTTTGGATGCCACTTGTTATGGAATAGAACCCGGCACTATAACCTTAGTACCTTTAAATAAAAACAGCTTATATATTAATCATTCTTTGACTCAGCATGACCTAAGCTTAATAAGACTATTAGATAATTCTGAACATCTAACTGGTTATTTAATTGGCATAGAAGTGAATAATATAGATTTTGATTTGCAGTTAAGCAAACAACTTCAAGATAGGTTTCCATTACTGTGTGAAAAGATAAAAAGTTTAGTTATAGAACTAAAAGCCCGCCCTAATGATGCAGCTTCAAATCTTGTTGAAAACACTGTTAGAATTGTATAG
- the orr gene encoding ornithine racemase Orr, with protein MKKKYPCIEINLNKIIHNTKKIVDICKSKEIHIVGVSKVFGAKKPIVEAMLRGGIEIIGDSRIENLKRIGGLKCRKMLLRIPMESQAVEIIKYCDISLNSEIDTVKKLSDAARRLNKIHHIILMVDLGDLREGILEKDVLQMVTSINRMPNIRLCGIGTNLTCYGGVIPDKDNLGRLMELRKKIEKSYGLRLPIISGGNSSSLYAILNNTIPKGINQLRIGEAIVLGRETAFGNHITGCYRDSFILKGEIIEIKEKPSVPVGTIGIDAFGQIPKFEDKGIIKRAIIALGRQDIVPEGIESVNTSVKVLGASSDHLIVDITNCNINYNIGDVIDFYMDYGCILRVMTSPYVKKYYVELKP; from the coding sequence ATGAAAAAAAAATATCCTTGCATAGAAATAAATTTGAACAAGATAATTCACAACACAAAAAAAATTGTAGATATATGCAAAAGCAAGGAAATCCACATTGTGGGTGTAAGCAAAGTGTTTGGAGCAAAAAAGCCAATAGTTGAAGCTATGTTGAGAGGTGGAATAGAAATTATTGGAGACTCCAGGATTGAGAACCTAAAAAGAATTGGTGGTTTAAAGTGTAGAAAAATGCTCCTAAGAATACCTATGGAAAGCCAAGCTGTAGAGATAATCAAATATTGTGATATAAGTTTAAATTCAGAAATTGATACTGTTAAAAAACTTTCCGATGCAGCCAGAAGGCTTAATAAAATTCATCACATAATATTGATGGTTGACTTAGGAGATTTGAGAGAAGGAATTTTAGAGAAAGATGTACTTCAAATGGTAACCAGCATAAATCGAATGCCAAATATAAGGCTTTGCGGTATAGGTACAAACTTGACTTGTTATGGTGGAGTTATACCAGATAAAGATAATTTAGGAAGGCTAATGGAGTTAAGAAAGAAAATCGAGAAATCTTATGGCTTAAGGCTTCCAATAATTTCTGGAGGAAATTCCAGCAGTCTTTATGCAATTTTAAACAATACTATACCTAAAGGAATTAACCAGTTAAGAATTGGAGAAGCCATTGTACTTGGACGAGAAACTGCTTTTGGCAATCATATAACCGGCTGCTATAGGGATTCCTTCATTCTGAAAGGCGAAATTATTGAAATTAAAGAAAAACCATCGGTCCCTGTTGGAACAATAGGAATAGATGCTTTTGGTCAAATTCCAAAATTTGAAGATAAGGGAATTATTAAGAGGGCAATTATTGCATTAGGAAGACAGGATATAGTACCTGAAGGCATAGAGAGTGTTAATACAAGTGTTAAGGTGCTCGGCGCCAGCAGTGATCATCTTATAGTGGACATAACAAATTGCAATATTAATTATAATATTGGAGACGTTATAGATTTTTATATGGACTACGGCTGTATTCTTAGAGTTATGACATCTCCTTATGTGAAGAAATATTATGTTGAATTAAAACCTTAA
- a CDS encoding GlmL-related ornithine degradation protein translates to MRIDYLVSEIGSTTTVTTGFKLNKSSIEIIGQGKSYTTVQEGDVNIGLRKSIEDLESQIGECIIWNRMLAASSAAGGLKITVHGLVEDMTVKAAKEAALGAGGNIKLVTAGKLRSSDIKRIKQIEPNLIMIAGGTDFGERETALYNSEVLSREMLNKPIVYCGNSANHEEVRELFKGQELYIVDNVYPKIDELNVEPSRKIIQKAFENNITRAPGMNQIKDMVNGTIMPTPGAVMESAKLLHEILGDVLVLDVGGATTDVHSVTEGSSEILDILISPEPVAKRTVEGDLGVYVNSGNIIDLLDLRDLKSVNKQFITDNIKSIPSTKQEIDCSLILTKKALEIALNRHVGYLKRNYGASKQIVAYGKDLSKIKYIIGTGGALTRLPDGQKLLREIRYNKEDLTMLPRASAEVFLDRNYIMACAGVLSKENKAAALILLRQSLGI, encoded by the coding sequence ATGAGAATAGACTACCTAGTATCCGAGATAGGGAGTACTACGACTGTTACTACTGGTTTCAAGCTTAATAAAAGCAGCATTGAGATAATAGGACAGGGCAAAAGCTACACCACAGTGCAGGAAGGCGATGTTAATATAGGACTTAGAAAGTCTATTGAAGATTTGGAATCTCAAATAGGTGAGTGCATAATCTGGAATAGGATGTTAGCTGCCAGCAGTGCAGCAGGTGGATTAAAAATTACAGTTCACGGGTTAGTTGAAGATATGACTGTTAAGGCTGCAAAGGAAGCTGCTCTTGGAGCTGGAGGTAATATAAAGCTAGTTACTGCAGGGAAACTTAGAAGCAGCGATATAAAAAGAATAAAGCAAATAGAACCAAACCTCATTATGATAGCTGGAGGAACAGATTTTGGAGAGAGAGAAACTGCTTTATATAATTCTGAAGTATTAAGCAGGGAAATGCTAAATAAGCCTATAGTATACTGTGGAAATTCAGCAAACCATGAAGAGGTAAGAGAGCTTTTTAAGGGGCAGGAGCTTTATATAGTGGATAATGTTTATCCTAAAATTGACGAGCTTAATGTGGAACCTTCAAGAAAGATTATTCAAAAGGCCTTTGAGAATAATATCACTAGGGCACCTGGAATGAATCAAATTAAGGATATGGTTAATGGTACAATTATGCCCACACCAGGAGCTGTAATGGAGAGTGCAAAGTTGCTGCATGAAATCTTAGGGGATGTACTAGTACTCGATGTGGGAGGTGCTACAACGGATGTTCATTCTGTAACTGAAGGAAGCTCTGAGATATTGGATATACTTATTAGTCCTGAGCCTGTGGCAAAGCGAACAGTAGAAGGAGATTTGGGTGTATATGTTAATAGCGGCAATATAATAGATTTACTTGATTTAAGAGATCTGAAAAGCGTTAACAAACAATTTATAACTGATAATATAAAATCAATTCCCTCCACTAAACAAGAGATAGATTGCAGTTTAATACTGACCAAAAAGGCTTTAGAAATAGCATTGAATAGACATGTTGGATATCTAAAAAGAAACTATGGTGCTAGCAAGCAGATTGTAGCTTACGGCAAAGATTTGTCTAAAATTAAATATATTATAGGTACTGGTGGAGCACTTACAAGACTGCCAGATGGGCAAAAGCTTTTAAGAGAAATTAGATATAATAAAGAGGATTTGACCATGCTTCCAAGAGCAAGTGCAGAAGTATTTCTAGATAGAAATTATATAATGGCTTGTGCTGGAGTATTGAGTAAAGAAAATAAAGCAGCAGCATTAATATTGCTAAGACAGAGCTTGGGGATATAA
- the oraE gene encoding D-ornithine 4,5-aminomutase subunit OraE, whose product MMQRNKKLNIDEILKDLENYAPKRRGWHWREDYSDKIGEFQYKEVSKPLKDSHPLPAARSFNNIDPQPKPVITTEIASGRFEDDIRRMRMAAWHGADHIMVIRTAGQSHFDGLVEGSPEGVGGIAVTRKQVRATRKALDLIEEEVGRKINFHSYVSGVAGPDIAVMFAEEGVNGAHQDPQYNVLYRNINMIRSFVDAAVAKKLMNWAGMLQIDGAHNANATAMKGYKVMPELMVQHAINSKFSELVGMKKENIALSTVPPTSAPAPCIRIDLPYAVALRDLFKDYKMRAQMNTKYIESCTREATVGHTLNLMISKLTSADIQSTITPDEGRNVPWHYNNMHAINTAKQALIGMDGLMDMIELKKDGYLPEKVRELKERAVLFLEEIIEHGGYFKAVEDGFFVDSGEYPQRNGDGIARRIDGGIAADSIFPREKDYFAPVCAHFGYNNIPVEYAQACDAIEGCTLCRHEKIKFIDELDENDNVYKRLENLKENNTVMPEVQWKKDGFLSVTMFIPESELISEAAAIEIGKNMNLTEVEVIHKQVMQEAEGTLVEIKGKVNFSVDKQKLKIAEPKKVLGEDFIREYIKQHPVKIVAGTVGEDEHSVGLREIIDIKHGGVEKYGIHCEYLGTSCPIEKLIDAAVETNAQVVMASTIITHNDIHIKNMKKLHDLCVEKGVRDRLILISGGTQVNDEIAKANGMDAGFGRGTNGNHVATFIVEEFQRRQDS is encoded by the coding sequence ATGATGCAAAGAAATAAAAAGTTGAATATTGATGAAATATTGAAAGATTTGGAGAATTACGCTCCTAAAAGAAGAGGCTGGCATTGGAGAGAAGATTACTCGGATAAGATTGGAGAATTCCAGTACAAAGAAGTATCAAAGCCACTCAAAGACAGTCACCCACTTCCAGCTGCGCGCAGTTTTAACAACATCGATCCTCAGCCCAAACCTGTCATAACAACAGAAATTGCTTCAGGACGTTTTGAAGATGATATAAGAAGAATGAGGATGGCCGCTTGGCATGGAGCAGATCATATAATGGTTATACGAACTGCAGGGCAAAGCCATTTCGATGGGCTTGTAGAAGGTTCACCTGAAGGTGTAGGTGGAATTGCAGTTACAAGAAAGCAAGTTCGAGCTACCAGAAAAGCCTTGGATTTAATCGAAGAAGAAGTTGGAAGAAAAATCAACTTTCACTCTTATGTGTCAGGAGTGGCAGGACCAGATATAGCAGTTATGTTCGCAGAAGAAGGAGTTAACGGAGCACACCAAGACCCTCAATATAATGTGTTATATAGAAATATAAACATGATTCGTTCATTTGTTGATGCAGCAGTTGCAAAAAAACTAATGAACTGGGCAGGCATGCTTCAGATTGATGGAGCACATAATGCAAATGCAACAGCTATGAAGGGCTATAAAGTAATGCCTGAGCTTATGGTGCAGCATGCTATAAATAGCAAGTTTTCAGAACTCGTTGGTATGAAAAAGGAAAACATAGCATTATCAACAGTTCCGCCTACTTCAGCACCTGCACCATGCATAAGGATAGATCTTCCCTATGCAGTTGCATTGAGAGATTTATTCAAGGATTATAAGATGAGAGCTCAGATGAATACAAAATATATTGAATCCTGCACAAGAGAAGCAACTGTAGGACACACTTTAAATTTAATGATATCTAAACTAACCTCAGCAGATATTCAAAGTACAATTACACCTGATGAGGGAAGAAACGTACCTTGGCATTATAATAATATGCATGCTATTAACACAGCAAAGCAGGCTTTAATTGGTATGGATGGGCTCATGGATATGATAGAGCTTAAGAAAGATGGCTATCTTCCAGAAAAAGTTAGAGAACTAAAGGAAAGAGCAGTGCTTTTTCTTGAAGAGATAATTGAACACGGAGGATACTTTAAAGCAGTTGAAGATGGCTTTTTTGTTGATTCGGGCGAATACCCGCAAAGAAATGGCGATGGTATTGCCAGAAGAATAGACGGCGGTATAGCTGCAGACTCAATTTTTCCAAGAGAAAAAGATTACTTTGCTCCAGTATGCGCTCATTTTGGTTATAACAATATACCAGTAGAATATGCACAAGCTTGTGATGCGATTGAAGGATGCACTCTATGCAGACATGAAAAGATAAAATTTATTGATGAGCTGGATGAAAACGATAATGTATACAAGAGATTGGAAAACTTAAAAGAAAATAATACAGTTATGCCTGAGGTTCAATGGAAAAAAGATGGCTTTCTGTCAGTGACTATGTTCATACCTGAAAGTGAACTAATAAGTGAGGCAGCTGCAATAGAAATCGGGAAAAATATGAACTTAACTGAAGTTGAAGTTATTCATAAGCAGGTAATGCAGGAAGCTGAAGGGACTTTAGTTGAAATAAAAGGTAAGGTTAATTTCTCAGTAGATAAGCAGAAACTTAAAATAGCAGAGCCCAAAAAAGTTTTAGGCGAGGATTTTATAAGAGAATATATAAAACAGCATCCAGTTAAAATTGTGGCAGGGACAGTTGGGGAGGATGAACACTCAGTAGGTCTTAGAGAAATAATCGATATTAAGCATGGCGGAGTTGAAAAGTATGGTATTCATTGCGAGTATTTAGGTACATCTTGTCCTATAGAAAAGCTTATCGATGCTGCTGTAGAAACTAATGCACAGGTTGTTATGGCAAGTACAATTATTACTCACAATGATATTCATATAAAGAATATGAAAAAGCTTCATGATCTCTGTGTGGAAAAAGGTGTTCGAGATAGACTAATACTTATTTCAGGGGGAACTCAAGTAAATGATGAAATAGCAAAAGCAAATGGAATGGATGCAGGCTTTGGTAGAGGAACCAATGGAAACCATGTAGCTACTTTTATTGTAGAGGAGTTTCAAAGGAGACAAGATAGCTAG
- a CDS encoding ornithine aminomutase subunit alpha, producing MKREDDFEKRREHVKNLRDEELYDRFWNLTEQIVKPMVELAYNHTSPAVERSVLLRMGFSSIQAGNLVKEGIKYKLMGKGMGNVVLAYSKLKNISYLEAGEELSRGIGWDVVIKVFRGE from the coding sequence ATGAAAAGAGAAGATGATTTTGAAAAGAGAAGAGAACATGTTAAAAATTTAAGGGATGAAGAATTATACGATAGATTTTGGAATCTTACTGAGCAAATAGTAAAGCCTATGGTGGAATTGGCATATAACCATACTAGCCCAGCTGTTGAGAGATCGGTGCTTTTAAGGATGGGATTTTCTAGTATCCAAGCTGGCAACCTTGTTAAAGAAGGTATAAAGTATAAACTTATGGGAAAAGGAATGGGAAATGTTGTACTGGCATATTCAAAGCTGAAAAATATTTCATATCTTGAAGCTGGAGAAGAGCTTAGCAGAGGAATAGGCTGGGACGTAGTTATAAAGGTATTTAGGGGTGAATAA
- the ortB gene encoding 2-amino-4-oxopentanoate thiolase subunit OrtB encodes MSEYNNIMQRKNEIMLKSVGIDYSNYETGSISFDYERMMRDSGYSLSEVMKIQEDAGVGNTPLLELRNITALARRVSKTGKAARIFIKDESCNPSGSFKDRRASISVYDAKVRGYKGIASATSGNYGAAVASQAAARGLKSIIVQECYDSNKIGQPEILEKTRKCECLGAEVLRLTVGPELFYTFLKVLDETSFYNASLYSVYGILGIESLGYEIATGCREKLGKDPDAVVITHAGGGNVTGTARGLKKAGAIGTKIVGASVDLTGLHMASDKDFNRKSFTTGHTGFGIPFMTWPDRSDVPRSAARPLRYLDRYVTVTQGEVFYMTELLAQIEGLERGPAGNTSLAAAFIIAQEMEDEQIIVIQETEYTGAGKHLLSQLSFAKKNGIDIKIGNPSAEIPGANIILPEHPSMLAVKEMDLNYYKKSYVVNVIKHKNTNLLDKIDLNFLCEETKMDRLCMLELLSNMNVYVREVL; translated from the coding sequence ATGAGTGAATATAACAACATTATGCAGCGGAAAAATGAGATAATGCTTAAATCTGTAGGAATAGATTATTCTAATTACGAAACTGGGTCCATATCCTTTGACTACGAGAGGATGATGAGAGATTCAGGGTATTCTTTGTCAGAAGTAATGAAAATACAAGAAGATGCAGGGGTTGGAAACACACCTCTTCTTGAACTGAGAAATATTACTGCTTTGGCAAGGAGAGTTTCTAAGACAGGGAAAGCAGCTAGGATATTTATTAAAGATGAAAGTTGCAATCCATCAGGAAGCTTTAAAGATAGAAGAGCTTCTATTTCTGTTTATGATGCTAAAGTTAGGGGTTATAAAGGAATAGCTTCAGCAACCTCTGGAAATTATGGAGCAGCAGTTGCGTCACAAGCTGCTGCAAGAGGTCTTAAAAGTATAATCGTTCAAGAATGCTATGATTCGAACAAAATAGGTCAACCGGAAATACTTGAAAAAACAAGAAAATGTGAATGCTTAGGAGCAGAGGTTTTAAGATTGACTGTAGGTCCAGAACTTTTTTATACATTCCTAAAAGTTTTAGATGAGACTAGTTTTTACAACGCTTCGTTGTACTCTGTATATGGAATATTAGGAATTGAATCTTTAGGCTATGAAATAGCAACAGGCTGTAGAGAAAAGCTTGGGAAGGATCCTGATGCTGTTGTTATTACACATGCAGGTGGAGGAAACGTTACTGGTACCGCAAGAGGACTTAAGAAAGCTGGAGCAATAGGCACAAAAATAGTTGGTGCTTCTGTAGATTTAACAGGACTCCATATGGCCTCTGACAAAGATTTCAATAGAAAATCCTTCACTACAGGACATACTGGTTTTGGAATACCCTTTATGACATGGCCTGATAGGTCAGATGTACCAAGGAGCGCAGCAAGGCCATTAAGGTATCTTGACAGATATGTTACTGTTACCCAGGGTGAGGTGTTTTATATGACTGAACTTTTAGCACAAATAGAGGGACTGGAAAGAGGACCAGCAGGAAATACTTCGCTAGCAGCAGCTTTCATTATTGCCCAGGAAATGGAAGATGAACAAATAATTGTTATACAGGAAACAGAATATACAGGAGCGGGAAAACATCTTCTTTCTCAGTTAAGTTTTGCTAAAAAAAATGGTATTGATATAAAAATAGGGAACCCCTCAGCAGAAATTCCTGGAGCAAATATTATACTGCCCGAACATCCGTCAATGTTGGCTGTTAAAGAAATGGATTTGAACTATTATAAAAAATCTTATGTGGTAAATGTTATAAAACATAAAAATACAAATTTATTAGATAAAATAGATCTGAATTTTTTATGCGAGGAAACAAAAATGGATAGATTGTGCATGTTAGAACTATTATCGAACATGAATGTATATGTCAGGGAGGTATTATAG
- the ortA gene encoding 2-amino-4-oxopentanoate thiolase subunit OrtA, producing MIPKGSFVEIEQVILEAESRAENVPKDTKKTSLKLWAKGWLLDDAEIGSKARIKTVNRRTLEGILIEVNPRYSHDFGEVIPEVAYIGVQAKKLLWGDDDE from the coding sequence ATGATTCCAAAAGGAAGTTTTGTTGAAATTGAGCAGGTAATTTTAGAGGCTGAGAGTAGAGCAGAAAATGTTCCTAAGGATACTAAAAAAACCTCTCTAAAGCTTTGGGCAAAGGGATGGCTTTTGGACGATGCTGAAATTGGAAGCAAAGCTAGAATAAAAACTGTAAATAGAAGGACCTTGGAAGGAATATTAATTGAGGTTAATCCTAGGTATAGCCATGATTTTGGCGAAGTTATACCCGAGGTGGCATATATAGGTGTTCAAGCAAAGAAGTTGTTGTGGGGTGATGACGATGAGTGA
- the ord gene encoding 2,4-diaminopentanoate dehydrogenase — MENVKIIICGLGAMGCGIAKMLLDKKGISIIACIDNNSNKVGKDLGEVLGLQENLSIDISNNFNKTIKETKADIVILAIDSFIKNIYPYIKTIVENKMNCITIAEEMAYPYTADEDLAKDLDRLAKENGVSILGTGVNPGFVLDTLIITLSAACRRVQSICASRVNDLSPFGTTVMRSQGVGTTVEKFENGISDGSIVGHVGFRQSIPMIAKALGIEIDDIIETREPIISNTYRETPYVKVEPGMVAGCSHTGYGMKNGKAVITLEHPQQIHPGSEGVDTGDYIYIKGDPDMHLSIKPETPGGIGTIAVAVNMIPQVIASMPGLKTMVDLPLPHALENSFAEAVKYYKEGDK, encoded by the coding sequence ATGGAAAATGTGAAAATTATTATATGCGGTTTAGGAGCAATGGGGTGTGGCATAGCTAAAATGCTTCTTGATAAAAAAGGAATTAGTATTATTGCCTGTATTGACAATAATTCAAATAAGGTTGGTAAGGATTTAGGAGAAGTGCTGGGGCTTCAAGAGAATCTAAGCATAGATATTAGCAACAATTTTAATAAAACAATTAAAGAAACAAAAGCAGATATAGTGATTCTAGCCATAGATTCTTTTATAAAGAACATTTATCCATATATAAAGACAATTGTAGAAAATAAAATGAATTGCATAACAATAGCAGAGGAAATGGCCTATCCTTATACTGCTGACGAGGATTTAGCAAAAGATTTAGACAGGCTTGCAAAAGAAAATGGAGTATCTATTTTAGGAACAGGAGTTAATCCGGGCTTTGTTTTAGACACCCTTATAATAACTCTGTCAGCTGCCTGCAGAAGGGTTCAATCAATATGCGCTTCAAGAGTTAATGATCTTTCTCCTTTTGGTACTACTGTTATGAGATCTCAAGGTGTAGGAACTACTGTTGAAAAATTTGAAAATGGCATTAGCGATGGATCAATAGTTGGCCACGTTGGTTTTAGGCAATCAATACCTATGATTGCAAAGGCCTTAGGTATTGAAATTGACGATATTATTGAAACAAGGGAACCAATAATTTCTAATACTTATAGGGAAACACCTTATGTAAAAGTAGAACCAGGTATGGTAGCAGGCTGTTCTCATACAGGTTATGGCATGAAAAATGGAAAAGCAGTCATTACACTGGAGCATCCTCAGCAGATTCATCCTGGGAGTGAGGGAGTAGACACAGGCGACTATATATATATTAAAGGAGATCCTGATATGCATCTTTCTATAAAACCTGAAACTCCAGGAGGAATAGGAACTATAGCTGTTGCAGTGAACATGATACCTCAGGTAATAGCAAGTATGCCAGGATTAAAGACAATGGTGGATTTGCCGCTGCCTCATGCTTTAGAAAACAGTTTTGCAGAAGCAGTAAAGTACTATAAGGAGGGTGATAAGTAA